A segment of the Lycium ferocissimum isolate CSIRO_LF1 chromosome 5, AGI_CSIRO_Lferr_CH_V1, whole genome shotgun sequence genome:
aaatggaaattttaaaaaggaagtCGGGCAACTTCACCACCCAAATCTTCCTTTGAAGCGGAACTGGTGCCCTCAAGAAAGTGATGGTGAACCAAATGGAAATAAAAAGCATCATAGAGTGAATTCAAAAGTAGCTGGTAGTTGTGTTGTAGATTCATCGTCACGAGAGATTTCAAAATCTATTGGGAGATTTTTTTATGAAGCAGGAGTTGACTTTGATGCTATCAAATCACCTAGCTTCCAAAGGATGGTAAAAGCCACCCTTAGGCCGCGGGAGACAATAAAATTTCCTAGTTGTTGGGAATTGAAAGGGTGGATCCTCCAGGATGCAGTGAAAGAGATGCAACAACGTGTAACGGAGGTGAAAAATTCATGGGCAAGCACTGGGTGTAGCGTCTTGCTAGATGGATGGGTAGATTCAAACGGTCGAAATCTGATTAATATCCTAGTATACTGCCCAAGGGGCACTATTTATCTCCGTACATCAGATATTTCATCTTTCAATGGAAATGTTGATGCTATGCTATTATTCTTTGAGGAAGTTGTAGAGGAAGTGGGAGTTGAAAATGTGGTCCAAATAGTTGCATACTCGACATCTGCATGCATGATGGAAGCAGGCAAGAAATTAATGGAAAAACGTAAGACAGTGTTTTGGACAGTCGATGCTTCTCATTGCATTGAACTTATGTTACAGAAATTCACAAAGATAGACCTGATACAAGAAGTTTTGGACAAGGCAAAGATTCTCACCCAATTTATTTACAGCCATGCTACTGTCCTAAAGCTTCTAAGAGATGCTTGTCCGGATGAGCTAGTGAAACCTTCAAAGATAAAGTCAATTGTGCCCTTTTTGACTCTGGAGAACATTGTATCACAGAAAGAACACTTAGTTATGATGTTTCAGTCTTCTAATTGGCATACCTCAATCTTGGCTTCTACAAGTGAGGGTAAAAGAATGTCGGAAATGGTTGAAGATCTAACCTTTTGGACCGGGGCTTTAATGGCTGTGAAGGCAACCATTCCTCTGGTGGAAGTTATAAAATTGTTAAATGGTACTAATAAGCCACAAGTTGGTTTTATATATGATACATTAGATCAAGCTAAAGAGACCATCAAAAAGGAATTCAAAGACAAGAAATCCCGTTATGCTAGATTCTGGGAAGCCATAGATAAAATATGGGATGAATATCTCCATAGTCATCTCCATGCTGCGGGTTACTTTTTGAACCCAACCCTTTTTTATTCAAATGATTTCCACACTGATGTGGAAGTTTCTTGTGGtctttgtttttgtgttgttcGCATGGCAGACGATCGTCATATACAGGATTTGATCACGTCGCAAATTGATGAGTACCGCTTGGGAAAGGGCACGTTTCATTATGGAAGTTTCAAAGATAAATTATCAAATATTTCCCCAGGTGGTATGCTTTATACATTTTCTGCTATTTTTACCTTGctatttaatttgatttggggATGATGTTTCTGGACCAGTCAAAGAATAATACGcagcaaatgtataggtttGAACATTaagtaaaatatacatataatatacataatcagtgaATAGGTTTTGCATATTTTATATGAAtaaatatgcatataaaatgaaaaaagtccTTTAATTTGTATGTTAACCTGTAAGTTATGGTTGCAGCACTTTGGTGGTCTCAATATGGAGGTGACTGTCCCGAACTGCAAAGGCTTGCTGTTCGAATCCTTAGTCAGACATGCAATGGTGCTTCACATTATAGGCTGAAAAGGAGCTTGATCGAGACATTATTTACAGAAGGGATGAATCAGATAGAGAAACAGAGGACGCGGGACTTGGTATTTGTCCACTGTAATTTGCAGTTACAAGCTTTTGATCCCGAAGGAAGAAATGACGTTGCAGGTGATGTTCTTGACCCAATGGATGAGTGGATAGTCGGAAAAGAGCCCAATCTCGTGTCCGAAAGCACTGAGCTTACATGGATGGACTTGGAATTGTCAAGcagaaatgggaagggaaaagTTTGTGTTGAAGGACctattattattcatgtaaaGGATGAAGAGTGAGATAAATGTAGATAGAGTAGCAAATGTGAAGTGGTTATGTGTCTTTCTAAAGTACAAGTTTTGTCTAATTAACGTTTAGTTTTTAATGCCATGGGGTTTTGCTCTAGCTCTATTCTTCCATGCATTGTTTTGGCTTCTAACAATGACATGATCTTGAAAGAAACTTAAAAGAATTTTCTGACTCTAAAAATGTGTATGATTACAAAGGGACACAAAGAGGCTCATGGATTGGACGTGAGAGAACCAATCATATCATGGTAAAGCTCTAAATATACTCAGGTACTGAAGATGTATAAGCTGTATGTTTCTGTTTGGTCTTCCCCCTACCTGGTTAAAGAATTGTACTAGAGTATTACTCCAGGAATAGTTCTTTTTCACTTGGATACTTAAGAACGAGAAGTGgctaaatactccctccgttccatattATTTGTCCACATTCCCCTTTACACTCCTTTTAAGAACTCATAAATAAACTATATTTTTACTACATTACCCTTATCTCTCTCCAATTAATTGCACTCTAATAAAAATTggttactttaaaaaacaattGTTTTAAGGCCAAACTaggaaaaatttaattaattctatcttgatgTTGTAATTGGATAAGTATTTTGGGACGGATATTTATAGTAATGaggacaactaatatgggacggagggagtataatgaAGCAAAAGGAGCTACAACTAAAGATTCAATCATTGTTCCTGATTGGCTTATTATAATTCAAGTTACACGACCATTTGTTTACACATCAATGCCACACTTTTGCTGTACTCCTGAAAAAGACAAAATTCTCTTGAGTCTCTACTCCCTTCTACAAAATCATGCAAGACAGACAAGTCATAATTTGCTATAGCATCCAAATTCAGTTTCAGAAATCAGAATAGGACAAAGCCAAAGTTTAAGCCAAATGAATCAGCCCATCAGCTAACAGAAGATCATAAacacagaggaaaaagaaaacagtTCAGGAAAATTTGGTCCAACTCTAATGGTTGATCATACGACAAATCTTCAAAAAATTgcgtggattgcccttcatacggaccggtctttaatttttgccctcaattcgctggtctttaatttttggccctactcattaatgaaaatttgtagGCTAAAGTACCCTTTTCGCACCACagattctgggttcgatccCCAGCtgagtaaaaaataataataatttcgcaaggcatagGTTTTTATGAacctatgcctattcgggcgaAGGTGCATAGAATCTATGCCTCAATTTCGTAACTATGCCTATAGGCATAGGTTCTATGTAGTTTCATAGAAACCCTTGCCGTGTCCGACATATTTTCTATGTAACTACATAGCGAGTAGACATAGTTTCATatgaacttatgccttgcgatttttttgaCTGAGGGGGGTTCGAACCAAGAACCTCAGGGTattcggccacctttttaagtgaaggccaaaaattaaagactagcaatttgagggacaaaaattaaagaccagcgcctttgaagggaaatcgtgCAAATTTAGGGAGCGTTTCCTCCTTCAATGAATGTTATGcggtgtcacgccccaaatcacagtcgtgatggcacccacactaaccccccgTGGACGAACCATCACCTTAATTCATTTGCTTAACTGATTAACGaatcaatataaataataagaaCAATCATTAATAAGATTAAGTCATATCATAAATAGTCAAAGTGCGGAAAATACTAAGTCATAATACATCACCCAAGAACTGAATTCACAATACAAGAACGACTATCCAAAATGATGTCTAAGAGTAATACTTAAGTttgaatacataaaaacacagTCTATTGGAATGAATAATAAACAATATAAGATGAACTCCAGGGCTGTAGACAGGCAGGTAGCTCACCCTTAGAATCTTAGCAATAGAGTAGTCTTAAGGCTAGAATCGTGGTCTCGATGAGGATCCTGGCttaaactctgcactcagagaAAGTGCAgtaagagtagtatcagtacacacaCGTACCCGTAAGCATCATACGCCGACTAAGATTAGGTCACGCATATGGAAACACAGAATCAACAAGTCAACAGATAGGCATATCATAACCATTAAAGTTATAGAATATCACAAAGAGAGTCATAGCCTAAGATTAAGCTCCTACACCATAAGTCTGTCAAGTCCTCAATAATTCCTCAAAGTAACCACAACACGAATACAAATAACAAGTCCAGTAAGTCAGTGTGAGATGGGATAATGaagaatgcaatgcaaatgagATGAATGCTATGCAATGGCAAATAactcaaacctgtacacacatgctgcGGACAGAATCTCGACGTCTCAATAtacatgacccatgggggacccgcggtgTCAATGTGCCGTCACTGTACCGCCTAACTATGACCCTGCCACTATACGTCCGCATATTCCTCGGATCGATAGCAATAAAAATATACTTTCATGtttctcttgtttcttttcaaatgtttccataaccttttTCCATCAAACTATTCCATAATTCCTTCATCAAACTATTTTCcacaacattttccatcatgaatttatgtatgaatgcaagaatgagaAATCAATGCAATTAATGCCAATAAATATGCTATGGAGATCACAAAGCACCATAAGCCAATCAATTCTTGCATGAATCATCAATCGTTATGGAAACGTATCGAATATTAAGTCCCAACAGCTACACATGAGTCTATCACATCccacaactccaaatcatgtaATCAAATACACCACAtgtcaatcaatgcataaataatGACGACAATCtcacataatcagaaatcataccaacctaattggattcacaccatgtccgaagacatatcatgctttccccatcAATACTACGTAACATATATGaatcgctaatcaaagtctaactaaagtaagccataacctacctcgactATCGAacgggtgccacgaacaatcagACCTGAGCCTTCCCTTTCCGAAGTGCCTCAAAACTTTTAAAGTCTAACATTTCAACGATCTACATTAGACTACGAATCCAAAGATATAAATATTGCCATAATTTTAGAAAAAGCCCCAAATTAGCCCTAAAGGTGACTACGACTTTACAAAAGATAAGATGGGAAATTATAGGTTGGAAAAGGTCAATCCGAAGTTTAATAAGTTCAATTACTCATAATCAAAACCAATTAATTCCCAATTTGCCCTAATTTCATCAATAgaagaaaacccccaaatttgggtaggAACCCTAATTTTCATaactttgattcttgaaataaaggaagattcaatCCTAGAAGCTCATTACCCAATGATTAGATAGTAAAAATcagtaaataaatataaatcaaTACAACCCAATTAGATTAAGAGAGAtttcttgttacacctcgtagtttcgtccgttgagattcgttaggtgttagttgtcctaatcgtggaaaCTGGAGTTATCTTCTAGGATATATAAGATTATATAttcctatattatggttatgggggtttaaTCTCATGAAataagttatggaaggatttgagaacaagcaaattaaggaattgagtttgtcggaactttgggaaaacttggcaaaatttttggacaggattttggtccaacttgggagaggtatatctcctagaatatgaggattttaggtgtgtttcttttatccaaattgaagttcattgagtctagtttccaacgaaacaaaccgttcgtcaatgtgacatcggagtaaaaagttatgggtgttttaagacagactgctCGCGCAGGACATTTTGACGTACCAgtttgacggaccgcagaaaTTTCTGCGGCCCGTCAAATTGTATTTTCCCAGCGTAAAATAGTCACAGTGAGCCATGTTTGGCTGGGCAGTTTGACGGAGCattttgacggcccgtcaaagTGGGCGCAGgattgcccgacgggattttaagttacgctttatatatatttcatttcatatcatttggaCTCATTATTTCCCCAAAACAGATCCTtgagctctccaaaaccctctctcttGGTCTATAAGCTAATTCAAAccaaaatccaagagaaattaaagatcaagaggcaagaaccAAGTTATCCATGTGTTAGAattcttgctagggttagtagacttcaagaattctttgggtattgaagctagggttttcatataagttaaTAGCTtactccaaagctcattcttatgagataaaaggttagttttcatgcttattacatgttatcaagaatgtttagttgttgaacaacttgggtaaaatgagaaagtagaagatgaggttTAAATGTAGTTTccatgatgtttttgagtagtaagctaacttgagtcatgattcttagtatgatatggatataatcttgttatggaaggtaataatggtaatgaggaagcgttgtatgaaaatgtgcaaagggttggtgtgaagttgttattATAAGTTGAACACGAgtatgaattttgagacttaatggaatatgactacttgactatgatattgtggatgtttttatagttgtttgggagttgtttcgCAATATGGTAGAAgccgatgaaataggggaaatgctgcccaatttttttttgctcatgAATTGCTCTAGTTTGAAGtcaagagtgtctttaagacttaaccacggtatgaatccttttaaatgtagatttctcaagcttggGCGGTGAACGccaagtagttaagaagacaaagaggtatgtaaggctaacccttctttcttaaggcatgatcccatcattgtataccttcatgtgaaTTCCATATTGTCTTCcaagatgacttcattcctagaatcgcTAAGGCTCATGATCCTTGATAAatctcatgataccattggtcccatcctatgatagttgattctctaaggaaggatataatgaaaatgatgatgacgatgatgatgttgaggatatgtatgtactcctatgtataCATGTTTATATATTAAAGTATGACTACTAAGAACACCTGTATACATGTTTATATATTAAAGTATGACTactaagaacaccgagcttatatagccAGGTATGACATCTATCGcacgcgcaccactgcagttgggtacggataacactgagccttggtagggccaggtatgtataacaccgagtcttgtcatggccgggtatgtgagtcaccgaacctctatgctcgggtatggtactactataagtataaatgtatgaaatggaatgttcccattagaaagagggtaagtaaatacgaTGAACGATGCTAGAGGCATAAATGACTTTATTCTCCTATGACTCTTATATCTTATGTTATTCCTTAtgcttccattatgttattaattatgctttacatattcagtacattattcgtattgacgtccttttgtttgtggacgctgcgtcgtgcccgcaggtggacagggagatagacttgacccatagACTGCTTGTTCAGAgacttagaggagctccatttgattcggagccaCAActattggtactattcttttgtgtatatacatatgggcatggcggggccctgtcccgtgcttatgatgatattcatactcttcttagaggctcgtagacagtcatgtatagtagatgtctttttccttgtcggctcatgttttggtatattattttgttagccttgtcggcttatatatatgtgtatgagtATAGTTATTAACGTTGATATATAAAAGTGTGTTAGCCgttggaaatggtattattgaggcatagaattgttaataggccatgtggctcacctaggtatgaatatgaatgtacgatgagaggtgcccggtgggttagctccgggtgcccgtcatggccctccggttgggtcgtgacatttatagTCAACATCGTAAGGTTCATAAACCCATCTTCCCCAAATAACTCATTAACTACCATGGATTCCATTCCTAAATATAAGAAAACCACAAAGAAAGGAGTAGGAACTTACCAAGGAAGATTCTACCCCGAAAGCTCTAGAAATCGCCCACACAAACACTCTTTAGGTTTAGAATTTGAGGATAGAGTGAATGATTAGAGGCTGGGAAATAAAAGAGAAGTTTCTGTTTAGCGATTTTCGCACCCGCGGACACCCTGTCTGCTGATGCGGAATCGCTACCGCGAAGAATGCTTGGCCTTTGCGGAACTACTTAACCACGTTAACACTCGCATCTGGGGGACCAAGTCTTTCATGGACAGACCCGCAGATGCGAACCCACTTCTGCAGAAACGGAACATCAGAAAACCAGATTTCACCAAGTTCAACCCAAAATCTTGACACCCATCCGAGACCTCCCGTATACAAATCAAATATGCAGACACaagtaaaaacacgctacaaactcAATCGTGaactcggaattcccaacggaggtcaccTTGACTAGGTCAACCCCTAAACGACTAAAATCAAGTTTCTAACCAAGTGTACAAAACACCCCTGAAAGcctcgggaaccaaaccaaataccccaccaagtcataaacgACCCTTCGGACCTTAAGGAATCgacgaaattttgaaaaaggtccatttacctaaaagtcaaccaTTAGTCaaatgtttttcactttaaggttccAATTCTCTCAAATCTTACTAAAACTCACTGATGACCTCGGGAATAGGGTTGActgggtaaaatggtcaaaatgcaatgggtcgttacatcaaataccaattaaacaaccgtttGTCCTCGAACGGATAAGAAATGAAACAAAGGAAAGGTACCTGACTGTGTAAAGAGCTGGGATATCTACTACGCATATCAGCCTTGGTATCTCATGTAGCCTCCTCAACTGGATGGTGCTTCCATTGAACCTTCACTGAAGCTATCTCCTTTTACCTCAACTTTTGAACCTCCCTATCCAAAAATAGCTGTCGGCTCCTCCTCAAAAGACAAATTCTGATCGAATAGAGCTGAATCCCACTGGATGATATAAGACTCATCCGAATGGTATTTCTtcagcatggacacatgaaacaccaTGTGAACGCTCGATAAACCTGGAGGTAGTGCCAATTCATAAACTACCTCCCCAACATGATGAAGGATCTCAAAGGGGCCAATAAACCTCGGACTCAACTtgccctttttcccaaattgcatcacacccttcatgggcaaaaccttcaatagaacccggtcaccaaccatgaactctAGATCTCGGACCTTTTGATTTGCATACTCCTTTTATCTACTCTGAGCCGCTAGAAGATTTTTTTGAATCAACTTCACCTTATCCAATGAGTCTCTCAAAAGATCGGTACtccaaggtctcacctcaaaagcATTGAACCAACCGTTCAGAGATCGGCATCTTCTCCCATATAAATCCTTGAATGGAGCCATGTTAATACTTGAgtgatagctgttgttgtacgcaaactcggCCAAAGTTAAGAACTAGTCCCAATGACCATAAAAAACAATAACACAAGCCTGGAACATATCCTCTAAAACTTGAATCGTTCGCTCATACTGATCATCAGTCTGCGGGTAAAAAGCGGTACTGAGATCCTGTAACGACCAAACACGAcctgtttggttgttattgcattttgacttattttcccccgttgacccttccccgagctatgttagtatgattttgacccgcaGGGGTGGGAGATATGGTGCCCAAGGTAATCGGGTGAGTTTTATGGTGACTTATGAGAATTAGAACTTTAAAGTAAAAAATCTTTGActgatagttgacttttgggtagaCGGACTTTTTTCAGAAATCCGTCAATTCCGTGAGGTCCGAAGCgtcaattatgacttggtggaaTGTTTAGTTCAGTTCTCGAGGCACTTCGGagcattttgggttattggttggaaagttggtttttggccattgggtgttgactcGGTCAAATAGAACTCCGatggaaatttcaagaccacgagtgagtccgtagcatATCTTTATGTATGTTTACATGTCTGGTTTGCATCTGGGAGGTATCGGGTGATTCTCAGGTTCTGGGAAGGACTTAGTGAAAAATCAGGAATATTCTAGTGGCTAGTGTCTTGCCCCAGTGAGACTGGATACCCCCCGGCGGATCCGCCTAGGTGAGGTTTGGTCCGCGGGCGCTGAAAGGTGGGTTCCATGGAAGTCCGCTCCAGCGGATGGTATTATTTGGAGCGATGGTGGTAAGATGTATTTATTTGCGAGTGGATCATTGTGGCGGAATTCGGCTACTGATGGATCCACTACGGCGGAATTCCTTGTTCCCTTAAAAAGTAagttaaacccttcatttcccatTCCCAAAAAATATTTCTCCTAAGTGTCTCAAGAGCGATTTGAGGTGTTTCTGAGTGGATTCTCTAACCTTGTTATCCATTATTGtctttcctaagcttgaatcaaTGGCGAGAATCTAGAACACTAATGGAAGAAGATGAGTCTTAACCTTAATttgttatttaaattttagtCTTCAAACATGAGATCTattgatggatttgactaatctaagtatggaatttcattaat
Coding sequences within it:
- the LOC132056960 gene encoding uncharacterized protein LOC132056960 isoform X2; this translates as MTQDKIDVRQHGVVVDQTKSKVKCNYCGKVVSGFNRLKYHLGGVRGDVTPCLEAPTPVKEALKAELLDKKNGNFKKEVGQLHHPNLPLKRNWCPQESDGEPNGNKKHHRVNSKVAGSCVVDSSSREISKSIGRFFYEAGVDFDAIKSPSFQRMVKATLRPRETIKFPSCWELKGWILQDAVKEMQQRVTEVKNSWASTGCSVLLDGWVDSNGRNLINILVYCPRGTIYLRTSDISSFNGNVDAMLLFFEEVVEEVGVENVVQIVAYSTSACMMEAGKKLMEKRKTVFWTVDASHCIELMLQKFTKIDLIQEVLDKAKILTQFIYSHATVLKLLRDACPDELVKPSKIKSIVPFLTLENIVSQKEHLVMMFQSSNWHTSILASTSEGKRMSEMVEDLTFWTGALMAVKATIPLVEVIKLLNGTNKPQVGFIYDTLDQAKETIKKEFKDKKSRYARFWEAIDKIWDEYLHSHLHAAGYFLNPTLFYSNDFHTDVEVSCGLCFCVVRMADDRHIQDLITSQIDEYRLGKGTFHYGSFKDKLSNISPALWWSQYGGDCPELQRLAVRILSQTCNGASHYRLKRSLIETLFTEGMNQIEKQRTRDLVFVHCNLQLQAFDPEGRNDVAGDVLDPMDEWIVGKEPNLVSESTELTWMDLELSSRNGKGKVCVEGPIIIHVKDEE
- the LOC132056960 gene encoding uncharacterized protein LOC132056960 isoform X1, giving the protein MTQDKIDVRQHGVVVDQTKSKVKCNYCGKVVSGFNRLKYHLGGVRGDVTPCLEAPTPVKEALKAELLDKKNGNFKKEVGQLHHPNLPLKRNWCPQESDGEPNGNKKHHRVNSKVAGSCVVDSSSREISKSIGRFFYEAGVDFDAIKSPSFQRMVKATLRPRETIKFPSCWELKGWILQDAVKEMQQRVTEVKNSWASTGCSVLLDGWVDSNGRNLINILVYCPRGTIYLRTSDISSFNGNVDAMLLFFEEVVEEVGVENVVQIVAYSTSACMMEAGKKLMEKRKTVFWTVDASHCIELMLQKFTKIDLIQEVLDKAKILTQFIYSHATVLKLLRDACPDELVKPSKIKSIVPFLTLENIVSQKEHLVMMFQSSNWHTSILASTSEGKRMSEMVEDLTFWTGALMAVKATIPLVEVIKLLNGTNKPQVGFIYDTLDQAKETIKKEFKDKKSRYARFWEAIDKIWDEYLHSHLHAAGYFLNPTLFYSNDFHTDVEVSCGLCFCVVRMADDRHIQDLITSQIDEYRLGKGTFHYGSFKDKLSNISPGALWWSQYGGDCPELQRLAVRILSQTCNGASHYRLKRSLIETLFTEGMNQIEKQRTRDLVFVHCNLQLQAFDPEGRNDVAGDVLDPMDEWIVGKEPNLVSESTELTWMDLELSSRNGKGKVCVEGPIIIHVKDEE